Proteins encoded in a region of the Uloborus diversus isolate 005 chromosome 1, Udiv.v.3.1, whole genome shotgun sequence genome:
- the LOC129224398 gene encoding arf-GAP domain and FG repeat-containing protein 1-like: MASRRRTAEDKNTKLLRELAALPPNKQCFDCLQRGPTYINVTIGSFVCTTCSGILRGLTPPHRVKSISMTTFSTEEIEFLKNRGNDYCKYVWLGTYDSNLESEITDDLRKRDFMIQKYEKKRWYVDPDVAIKKMQSDQILRQKNVTTPPQNSSSRNALPETQPLSRLLGKSPTPLVVQSHVCIHSESWPHPVSSASAPAISTKTTSQNHGSRSIDLLSEFSGNAATSAQGGNPKSATANGNFANFENAFNLNTVEKSGLLHWPSFAVPPALPSSASLDAYPLSSQHNRMESTASVLSPPPTSKTSTIASQQASADRYAALADLDSLFHQPTTAKAPSWTVETTSSGSLFDVPETTSTFSTATSNPFTCNELWSQTPAAKALSSYQAANPFQGSMDNSTTYTQPTAGQPFAPFPIPIVGSSPSEDSARSQFSTSFANFPATVSSPTNGFGVGQILLQNGGFTSPPPGSGNSWGVPSSAQLWSSSQVTQGGLFSNDNKSMDVAQHTDWIQNPINPFLASHTQPSNLSYSSAPRSNSSNPFL, translated from the exons ATGGCTTCCAGGAGGAGGACCGCTGAAGATAAAAACACGAAACTTTTGCGAGAATTAGCCGCTTTGCCGCCCAATAAACAATGTTTCGACTGCTTGCAAAGAGGCCCTACTTACATAAATGTCACTATAGGCTCTTTTGTATGTACGACATGCAGTGGAATACT AAGAGGGTTAACTCCGCCTCACAGGGTGAAATCAATATCCATGACAACGTTCAGTActgaagaaattgaatttttgaaaaacagggGCAATGAT TACTGCAAGTACGTGTGGCTTGGAACTTACGACAGCAATTTGGAAAGTGAAATCACGGATGACCTACGCAAACGGGACTTCATGATACAAAAGTACGAAAAGAAGAGATGGTATGTCGATCCAGATGTTGCCATAAAAAAGATGCAGAGTGATCAGATTTTGAGACAGAAAAATGTAACTACTCCTCCCCAAAATAGCAGTTCAAGAAATGCCCTACCAGAAACTCAACCTCTGTCTCGTCTGCTGGGCAAAAGTCCTACACCCCTGGTGGTGCAGTCTCATGTATGTATT CATAGTGAGAGTTGGCCACATCCCGTGTCATCTGCATCTGCTCCTGCTATCAGCACAAAAACGACCTCTCAGAATCATGGCAGTCGTTCCATCGATCTACTCTCCGAATTCTCTGGGAATGCTGCTACTTCTGCACAAG GTGGTAATCCAAAATCTGCAACTGCAAatggaaattttgcaaattttgaaaatgcattcAACTTAAATACAGTTGAAAAATCAGGTTTGTTGCAT TGGCCATCTTTTGCAGTCCCTCCAGCCCTGCCCTCATCAGCCAGCTTGGACGCCTATCCACTGAGCTCTCAACATAATCGAATGGAGTCCACTGCCAGTGTGCTGAGCCCCCCTCCCACTTCAAAGACATCTACCATTGCCTCCCAGCAGGCATCTGCAGATCGTTATGCTGCCTTGGCAGACCTGGACAGTCTGTTCCACCAGCCGACAACAGCCAAGGCCCCCAGCTGGACTGTCGAAACAACGAGTTCCGGATCTCTTTTTGATGTACCAGAAACTACAAGTACATTTAGCACAG CTACTTCCAACCCATTTACTTGTAATGAACTTTGGAGCCAAACTCCAGCTGCAAAAGCATTGTCTTCCTACCAAGCTGCCAATCCTTTCCAGGGTAGCATGGATAACAGTACAACCTATACTCAACCAACCGCTGGCCAACCATTTGCTCCGTTCCCCATTCCTATAGTGGGAAGCAGCCCCAGTGAGGACAGTGCCCGCAGTCAGTTCAGCACCAGTTTTGCCAACTTTCCTGCTACAGTTTCCAGCCCGACCAATGGCTTTGGAGTTGGACAGATTCTGCTGCAGAATGGAGGATTCACTTCACCTCCACCTGGCTCAGGGAACAGCTGGGGAGTGCCTTCCAGTGCGCAGCTCTGGTCTTCTAGTCAAGTGACCCAAGGAGGATTGTTCAGTAATGACAACAAGTCTATGGATGTTGCACAGCATACAGATTGGATTCAAAACCCTATCAATCCATTTTTG GCGTCTCACACACAGCCAAGTAATCTTAGCTATTCTTCAGCGCCTAGAAGCAATTCCAGTAATCCTTTTCTATGA